A single region of the Methanobacteriaceae archaeon genome encodes:
- a CDS encoding NAD(P)H-dependent oxidoreductase, which translates to MNYLIINGSPRKKITYSVIKQAISNFDGNFEEIHLAKEKIPMCNGCYKCIMEGEEYCPHYDIINPIMDKIRKCDGIIIGSPVYSMNVTALLKNFFDHTAYLYHRPQFFTKKALVVVTTAGAGQKKVADYIDENLKYWGVNNIYKLHFACGGKDSLEKDKINKTAKKFARDVESKKMHSPKFSNIISYNVWRAMACCDDPIPADKKYWFDSQLVSQEFAPEVKLNIFKKLFSKFVFFFFRKVFK; encoded by the coding sequence ATGAATTATCTAATTATTAACGGTTCACCAAGAAAGAAAATCACATATAGTGTTATAAAACAGGCAATTAGTAATTTTGATGGGAATTTTGAAGAAATCCACTTGGCTAAAGAAAAAATTCCAATGTGTAATGGCTGTTATAAATGTATTATGGAGGGTGAAGAGTATTGTCCTCACTATGATATAATTAATCCAATTATGGATAAAATACGCAAATGTGATGGAATTATTATTGGTTCTCCTGTTTATTCAATGAATGTAACAGCTCTTTTAAAAAATTTCTTTGATCATACTGCTTATTTATATCACAGGCCTCAGTTTTTTACTAAAAAAGCTCTTGTAGTTGTTACAACTGCTGGTGCAGGTCAAAAAAAGGTTGCTGATTATATTGATGAGAATTTAAAATATTGGGGAGTAAATAATATCTATAAACTTCATTTTGCATGTGGTGGAAAAGATTCACTTGAGAAAGATAAAATCAATAAAACAGCAAAAAAATTTGCTCGTGATGTTGAATCAAAGAAAATGCATTCTCCTAAATTTTCTAATATCATATCTTATAATGTATGGAGGGCAATGGCATGTTGTGATGATCCAATTCCTGCAGATAAAAAATATTGGTTTGATTCACAATTGGTTAGTCAGGAATTTGCCCCTGAAGTTAAATTAAACATCTTTAAAAAGTTGTTTTCTAAGTTTGTATTTTTCTTTTTTAGAAAAGTTTTCAAATAA
- a CDS encoding methionine synthase, translating into MKSTVVGSFPAKESSPSNFKDKLLNTLGMYDPFKEAIKNSVIAQLDAGVDIISDGQVRGDMVSIFTKYIPGMKIEDGNTVIVSKIRNPTQEISIKDMKYAKKVMSDYYGGKIPEGNGIKGIITGPNTIIHSSRIESFYKNKEDAILDLAHSLKCEVDAIVNKVDPVYIQIDEPFLSTGMVDMKTAKESIDIIQDGLEVPLGMHVCGILSDAFKDLAKFNIDILDMEFAGNNVNLDVLKENASLLGNKKVGFGCVDSSVNTVDDIKDIDELVSCAIEIVGKDNIILDPDCGLRRASNDVAFDKLRLMNEIKDKYS; encoded by the coding sequence TAAAGATAAATTATTAAATACATTAGGAATGTATGACCCATTTAAAGAAGCTATTAAAAATAGTGTAATAGCTCAACTTGATGCTGGTGTTGATATAATTTCAGACGGCCAAGTTAGAGGAGACATGGTTTCTATTTTTACTAAATATATTCCTGGAATGAAAATTGAAGACGGAAATACTGTAATTGTATCTAAAATAAGAAATCCAACTCAGGAAATCTCAATTAAGGATATGAAATATGCAAAAAAAGTAATGAGTGATTATTATGGTGGTAAAATTCCTGAGGGTAATGGAATAAAAGGAATTATTACAGGACCAAATACTATTATTCATTCTTCCAGAATTGAATCTTTTTACAAAAACAAAGAAGATGCTATCCTTGATTTGGCACACAGTTTAAAATGTGAAGTTGATGCAATAGTTAACAAAGTAGATCCAGTTTACATTCAAATTGATGAACCGTTCCTTTCAACTGGAATGGTAGATATGAAAACTGCAAAAGAATCTATTGATATCATTCAGGATGGATTAGAAGTACCATTAGGTATGCATGTATGTGGTATTTTATCTGATGCATTCAAAGATTTAGCTAAATTCAATATTGATATTTTAGATATGGAATTTGCAGGAAATAATGTCAACCTTGATGTTCTTAAAGAAAATGCATCTTTACTTGGCAATAAAAAAGTAGGATTTGGATGTGTTGATTCATCAGTTAATACTGTAGATGACATTAAAGATATTGATGAATTGGTAAGTTGTGCTATTGAAATTGTCGGAAAAGACAATATCATTTTAGATCCTGACTGCGGTCTTAGAAGAGCTTCAAACGATGTTGCTTTTGACAAATTAAGATTAATGAACGAAATTAAAGATAAATACAGTTAA